From Carassius gibelio isolate Cgi1373 ecotype wild population from Czech Republic chromosome B21, carGib1.2-hapl.c, whole genome shotgun sequence, the proteins below share one genomic window:
- the mark2a gene encoding serine/threonine-protein kinase MARK2 isoform X11: MSTRTPLLPLIDSTGQSHSDSKPGGRCNMPHSTADEQPHIGCYRLLKTIGKGNFAKVKLAKHVLTGKEVAVKIIDRTQLTSSSLQKLFREVRIMKLLNHPNIVKLFEVIETDKTLYLVMEYASGGEVFDYLVAHGRMKEKEARAKFRQIVSAVQYCHQKCIVHRDLKAENLLLDADMNIKIADFGFSNEFTLGNKLDTFCGSPPYAAPELFQGKKYDGPEVDVWSLGVILYTLVSGSLPFDGQNLKELRERVLRGKYRIPFYMSTDCENLLKKFLILNPTKRGSLEQIMKDRWMNVGHEDEELKPYIEPQPDYKDPKRTEIMLRMGYSLDEIEDSLINQKYNDVMATYLLLDYRNSELDELSIKPRLGTDLTNNTQSPSHKGQRNTSNQKSRRSTDQSSSVSTKRPQGDSKHITGSGSSSKVPPSPLISADQKKTPTPSTNSILSSGTSRSRNSPITERATLGIQNGKDSLNTPGSRASTASAAAVLAASSRTRHHKSFSTSAHPSPSDLHAHRPSTANQKSQVVSPSAQNINISSMADRTNFSRGVTSRSTFHAGQQRATRDQQASAYNDPSASPSFSHGNSQVRRPGAGIFSKFTSKFVRRPMLSTADKMEKGTQGLPGDENKDSFSSTSPASSTPPFTQASKDAKPRSLRFTWSMKTTSSMEPKEIMKEIQKVLDSNSCEYELREQFMLLCISGDHAHDNFVQWEMEVCKLPRLSLNGVRFKRITGTHFAFKNIASKITNELKL, encoded by the exons GTGGCGGTAAAAATTATAGACAGGACTCAGCTCACCTCCTCAAGTCTTCAAAAG CTGTTTCGAGAAGTGAGGATCATGAAGCTCTTGAATCACCCAAATATCG TGAAGTTATTTGAAGTGATTGAGACCGATAAGACCCTCTACTTGGTGATGGAGTATGCCAGCGGAG GTGAGGTGTTTGATTACCTCGTAGCCCACGGCagaatgaaagagaaagaggCTCGAGCCAAATTCAGACAA atcgTGTCAGCTGTGCAGTACTGTCACCAGAAGTGCATTGTCCACAGAGACCTCAAG GCAGAGAACCTGCTCCTGGATGCAGACATGAACATTAAAATTGCCGATTTCGGCTTCAGTAACGAGTTCACACTGGGCAACAAGCTGGATACTTTTTGTGGCAGCCCTCCTTATGCTGCCCCCGAGCTCTTTCAGGGGAAGAAGTACGACGGGCCGGAGGTGGATGTCTGGAGTCTTGGGGTCATATTATACACACTGGTCAGCGGTTCTTTGCCGTTCGATGGACAGAACTTAAAG GAGTTGCGAGAACGGGTTTTAAGGGGCAAGTACAGGATTCCCTTCTACATGTCGACAGACTGTGAGAACTTACTGAAGAAATTCCTCATACTCAACCCAACCAAGAGAGGGAGCCTTGAG CAGATCATGAAGGACCGGTGGATGAACGTGGGCCATGAGGACGAAGAGTTGAAGCCCTACATCGAACCACAACCTGACTACAAGGACCCTAAGAGGACAG AAATTATGCTACGGATGGGGTACTCTCTAGATGAGATAGAAGACTCCCTGATCAACCAAAAATACAATGATGTCATGGCAACTTACTTATTACTGGACTATAGGAACTCAGAG CTGGATGAACTATCAATAAAGCCCCGCCTAGGCACTGACCTCACAAACAACACCCAATCACCTTCTCACAAGGGACAACGCAATACCTCCAATCAGAAGTCCCGCAGATCCACAGACCAAA GCTCCTCCGTTTCCACCAAGCGTCCTCAGGGCGACAGTAAGCACATCACTGGTTCAGGCAGCTCCAGTAAAGTCCCTCCCAGCCCGCTGATCTCCGCAGACCAGAAGAAAACTCCTACCCCTTCCACT AACAGCATCCTGTCCTCAGGCACCAGCCGCAGCAGGAACTCTCCAATCACTGAGAGAGCCACTCTGGGAATACAGAATGGCAAGGACAG CTTGAACACTCCAGGGTCCCGCGCCTCCACCGCCTCAGCAGCCGCGGTCCTCGCCGCCTCATCCCGCACCCGCCACCACAAGTCATTCTCCACCTCCGCCCACCCTAGTCCCTCAGACCTCCATGCACATCGCCCCAG CACGGCCAACCAGAAATCACAAGTGGTATCCCCCTCAGCTCAGAACATAAACATTTCCTCAATGGCTGACCGTACAAACTTCTCCAGAGGGGTGACGAGCAGAAGCACTTTCCACGCCGGCCAGCAGAGAGCCACACGCGACCAGCAAGCCTCAGCGTACAATGACCCCTCTGCCTCCCCCTCATTTTCCCATGGCAACAGTCAGGTGCGCCGTCCCGGGGCGGGCATCTTCAGCAAGTTCACTTCCAAATTTGTACGCAG ACCCATGTTGAGCACAGCGGACAAGATGGAGAAGGGCACCCAAGGACTGCCTGGCGACGAAAACAAGGACTCCTTTTCTTCCACTTCTCCAGCTTCCAGCACACCCCCGTTCACCCAGGCCTCCAAGGACGCCAAGCCACGCTCCCTGCGCTTCACCTGGAGCATGAAGACCACCTCCTCCATGGAGCCCAAAGAAATCATGAAGGAGATCCAGAAAGTTCTGGACTCCAACAGCTGCGAGTACGAGCTGCGCGAGCAATTCATGCTCCTCTGCATTTCGGGCGACCACGCGCATGACAACTTTGTCCAGTGGGAGATGGAGGTGTGCAAGCTACCTCGCCTCTCGCTCAACGGGGTGCGCTTCAAGCGGATCACCGGAACCCACTTCGCCTTCAAGAACATCGCCTCGAAGATCACCAACGAGCTAAAACTGTGA
- the mark2a gene encoding serine/threonine-protein kinase MARK2 isoform X12 — protein sequence MSTRTPLLPLIDSTGQSHSDSKPGGRCNMPHSTADEQPHIGCYRLLKTIGKGNFAKVKLAKHVLTGKEVAVKIIDRTQLTSSSLQKLFREVRIMKLLNHPNIVKLFEVIETDKTLYLVMEYASGGEVFDYLVAHGRMKEKEARAKFRQIVSAVQYCHQKCIVHRDLKAENLLLDADMNIKIADFGFSNEFTLGNKLDTFCGSPPYAAPELFQGKKYDGPEVDVWSLGVILYTLVSGSLPFDGQNLKELRERVLRGKYRIPFYMSTDCENLLKKFLILNPTKRGSLEQQIMKDRWMNVGHEDEELKPYIEPQPDYKDPKRTGQHPSSAGGSKREIMLRMGYSLDEIEDSLINQKYNDVMATYLLLDYRNSELDELSIKPRLGTDLTNNTQSPSHKGQRNTSNQKSRRSTDQSSSVSTKRPQGDSKHITGSGSSSKVPPSPLISADQKKTPTPSTNSILSSGTSRSRNSPITERATLGIQNGKDSTANQKSQVVSPSAQNINISSMADRTNFSRGVTSRSTFHAGQQRATRDQQASAYNDPSASPSFSHGNSQVRRPGAGIFSKFTSKFVRRNLSFRFPRRSPYEGEGRDEASRPMLSTADKMEKGTQGLPGDENKDSFSSTSPASSTPPFTQASKDAKPRSLRFTWSMKTTSSMEPKEIMKEIQKVLDSNSCEYELREQFMLLCISGDHAHDNFVQWEMEVCKLPRLSLNGVRFKRITGTHFAFKNIASKITNELKL from the exons GTGGCGGTAAAAATTATAGACAGGACTCAGCTCACCTCCTCAAGTCTTCAAAAG CTGTTTCGAGAAGTGAGGATCATGAAGCTCTTGAATCACCCAAATATCG TGAAGTTATTTGAAGTGATTGAGACCGATAAGACCCTCTACTTGGTGATGGAGTATGCCAGCGGAG GTGAGGTGTTTGATTACCTCGTAGCCCACGGCagaatgaaagagaaagaggCTCGAGCCAAATTCAGACAA atcgTGTCAGCTGTGCAGTACTGTCACCAGAAGTGCATTGTCCACAGAGACCTCAAG GCAGAGAACCTGCTCCTGGATGCAGACATGAACATTAAAATTGCCGATTTCGGCTTCAGTAACGAGTTCACACTGGGCAACAAGCTGGATACTTTTTGTGGCAGCCCTCCTTATGCTGCCCCCGAGCTCTTTCAGGGGAAGAAGTACGACGGGCCGGAGGTGGATGTCTGGAGTCTTGGGGTCATATTATACACACTGGTCAGCGGTTCTTTGCCGTTCGATGGACAGAACTTAAAG GAGTTGCGAGAACGGGTTTTAAGGGGCAAGTACAGGATTCCCTTCTACATGTCGACAGACTGTGAGAACTTACTGAAGAAATTCCTCATACTCAACCCAACCAAGAGAGGGAGCCTTGAG CAGCAGATCATGAAGGACCGGTGGATGAACGTGGGCCATGAGGACGAAGAGTTGAAGCCCTACATCGAACCACAACCTGACTACAAGGACCCTAAGAGGACAGGTCAGCACCCCAGCAGTGCAGGGGGTTCGAAGAGAG AAATTATGCTACGGATGGGGTACTCTCTAGATGAGATAGAAGACTCCCTGATCAACCAAAAATACAATGATGTCATGGCAACTTACTTATTACTGGACTATAGGAACTCAGAG CTGGATGAACTATCAATAAAGCCCCGCCTAGGCACTGACCTCACAAACAACACCCAATCACCTTCTCACAAGGGACAACGCAATACCTCCAATCAGAAGTCCCGCAGATCCACAGACCAAA GCTCCTCCGTTTCCACCAAGCGTCCTCAGGGCGACAGTAAGCACATCACTGGTTCAGGCAGCTCCAGTAAAGTCCCTCCCAGCCCGCTGATCTCCGCAGACCAGAAGAAAACTCCTACCCCTTCCACT AACAGCATCCTGTCCTCAGGCACCAGCCGCAGCAGGAACTCTCCAATCACTGAGAGAGCCACTCTGGGAATACAGAATGGCAAGGACAG CACGGCCAACCAGAAATCACAAGTGGTATCCCCCTCAGCTCAGAACATAAACATTTCCTCAATGGCTGACCGTACAAACTTCTCCAGAGGGGTGACGAGCAGAAGCACTTTCCACGCCGGCCAGCAGAGAGCCACACGCGACCAGCAAGCCTCAGCGTACAATGACCCCTCTGCCTCCCCCTCATTTTCCCATGGCAACAGTCAGGTGCGCCGTCCCGGGGCGGGCATCTTCAGCAAGTTCACTTCCAAATTTGTACGCAG aaatcTCTCATTCAGATTTCCCAGAAG GAGTCCGTATGAGGGAGAGGGTCGAGATGAGGCCAGCAG ACCCATGTTGAGCACAGCGGACAAGATGGAGAAGGGCACCCAAGGACTGCCTGGCGACGAAAACAAGGACTCCTTTTCTTCCACTTCTCCAGCTTCCAGCACACCCCCGTTCACCCAGGCCTCCAAGGACGCCAAGCCACGCTCCCTGCGCTTCACCTGGAGCATGAAGACCACCTCCTCCATGGAGCCCAAAGAAATCATGAAGGAGATCCAGAAAGTTCTGGACTCCAACAGCTGCGAGTACGAGCTGCGCGAGCAATTCATGCTCCTCTGCATTTCGGGCGACCACGCGCATGACAACTTTGTCCAGTGGGAGATGGAGGTGTGCAAGCTACCTCGCCTCTCGCTCAACGGGGTGCGCTTCAAGCGGATCACCGGAACCCACTTCGCCTTCAAGAACATCGCCTCGAAGATCACCAACGAGCTAAAACTGTGA
- the mark2a gene encoding serine/threonine-protein kinase MARK2 isoform X8, whose amino-acid sequence MSTRTPLLPLIDSTGQSHSDSKPGGRCNMPHSTADEQPHIGCYRLLKTIGKGNFAKVKLAKHVLTGKEVAVKIIDRTQLTSSSLQKLFREVRIMKLLNHPNIVKLFEVIETDKTLYLVMEYASGGEVFDYLVAHGRMKEKEARAKFRQIVSAVQYCHQKCIVHRDLKAENLLLDADMNIKIADFGFSNEFTLGNKLDTFCGSPPYAAPELFQGKKYDGPEVDVWSLGVILYTLVSGSLPFDGQNLKELRERVLRGKYRIPFYMSTDCENLLKKFLILNPTKRGSLEQQIMKDRWMNVGHEDEELKPYIEPQPDYKDPKRTGQHPSSAGGSKREIMLRMGYSLDEIEDSLINQKYNDVMATYLLLDYRNSELDELSIKPRLGTDLTNNTQSPSHKGQRNTSNQKSRRSTDQSSSVSTKRPQGDSKHITGSGSSSKVPPSPLISADQKKTPTPSTNSILSSGTSRSRNSPITERATLGIQNGKDSLNTPGSRASTASAAAVLAASSRTRHHKSFSTSAHPSPSDLHAHRPSTANQKSQVVSPSAQNINISSMADRTNFSRGVTSRSTFHAGQQRATRDQQASAYNDPSASPSFSHGNSQVRRPGAGIFSKFTSKFVRRNLSFRFPRRPMLSTADKMEKGTQGLPGDENKDSFSSTSPASSTPPFTQASKDAKPRSLRFTWSMKTTSSMEPKEIMKEIQKVLDSNSCEYELREQFMLLCISGDHAHDNFVQWEMEVCKLPRLSLNGVRFKRITGTHFAFKNIASKITNELKL is encoded by the exons GTGGCGGTAAAAATTATAGACAGGACTCAGCTCACCTCCTCAAGTCTTCAAAAG CTGTTTCGAGAAGTGAGGATCATGAAGCTCTTGAATCACCCAAATATCG TGAAGTTATTTGAAGTGATTGAGACCGATAAGACCCTCTACTTGGTGATGGAGTATGCCAGCGGAG GTGAGGTGTTTGATTACCTCGTAGCCCACGGCagaatgaaagagaaagaggCTCGAGCCAAATTCAGACAA atcgTGTCAGCTGTGCAGTACTGTCACCAGAAGTGCATTGTCCACAGAGACCTCAAG GCAGAGAACCTGCTCCTGGATGCAGACATGAACATTAAAATTGCCGATTTCGGCTTCAGTAACGAGTTCACACTGGGCAACAAGCTGGATACTTTTTGTGGCAGCCCTCCTTATGCTGCCCCCGAGCTCTTTCAGGGGAAGAAGTACGACGGGCCGGAGGTGGATGTCTGGAGTCTTGGGGTCATATTATACACACTGGTCAGCGGTTCTTTGCCGTTCGATGGACAGAACTTAAAG GAGTTGCGAGAACGGGTTTTAAGGGGCAAGTACAGGATTCCCTTCTACATGTCGACAGACTGTGAGAACTTACTGAAGAAATTCCTCATACTCAACCCAACCAAGAGAGGGAGCCTTGAG CAGCAGATCATGAAGGACCGGTGGATGAACGTGGGCCATGAGGACGAAGAGTTGAAGCCCTACATCGAACCACAACCTGACTACAAGGACCCTAAGAGGACAGGTCAGCACCCCAGCAGTGCAGGGGGTTCGAAGAGAG AAATTATGCTACGGATGGGGTACTCTCTAGATGAGATAGAAGACTCCCTGATCAACCAAAAATACAATGATGTCATGGCAACTTACTTATTACTGGACTATAGGAACTCAGAG CTGGATGAACTATCAATAAAGCCCCGCCTAGGCACTGACCTCACAAACAACACCCAATCACCTTCTCACAAGGGACAACGCAATACCTCCAATCAGAAGTCCCGCAGATCCACAGACCAAA GCTCCTCCGTTTCCACCAAGCGTCCTCAGGGCGACAGTAAGCACATCACTGGTTCAGGCAGCTCCAGTAAAGTCCCTCCCAGCCCGCTGATCTCCGCAGACCAGAAGAAAACTCCTACCCCTTCCACT AACAGCATCCTGTCCTCAGGCACCAGCCGCAGCAGGAACTCTCCAATCACTGAGAGAGCCACTCTGGGAATACAGAATGGCAAGGACAG CTTGAACACTCCAGGGTCCCGCGCCTCCACCGCCTCAGCAGCCGCGGTCCTCGCCGCCTCATCCCGCACCCGCCACCACAAGTCATTCTCCACCTCCGCCCACCCTAGTCCCTCAGACCTCCATGCACATCGCCCCAG CACGGCCAACCAGAAATCACAAGTGGTATCCCCCTCAGCTCAGAACATAAACATTTCCTCAATGGCTGACCGTACAAACTTCTCCAGAGGGGTGACGAGCAGAAGCACTTTCCACGCCGGCCAGCAGAGAGCCACACGCGACCAGCAAGCCTCAGCGTACAATGACCCCTCTGCCTCCCCCTCATTTTCCCATGGCAACAGTCAGGTGCGCCGTCCCGGGGCGGGCATCTTCAGCAAGTTCACTTCCAAATTTGTACGCAG aaatcTCTCATTCAGATTTCCCAGAAG ACCCATGTTGAGCACAGCGGACAAGATGGAGAAGGGCACCCAAGGACTGCCTGGCGACGAAAACAAGGACTCCTTTTCTTCCACTTCTCCAGCTTCCAGCACACCCCCGTTCACCCAGGCCTCCAAGGACGCCAAGCCACGCTCCCTGCGCTTCACCTGGAGCATGAAGACCACCTCCTCCATGGAGCCCAAAGAAATCATGAAGGAGATCCAGAAAGTTCTGGACTCCAACAGCTGCGAGTACGAGCTGCGCGAGCAATTCATGCTCCTCTGCATTTCGGGCGACCACGCGCATGACAACTTTGTCCAGTGGGAGATGGAGGTGTGCAAGCTACCTCGCCTCTCGCTCAACGGGGTGCGCTTCAAGCGGATCACCGGAACCCACTTCGCCTTCAAGAACATCGCCTCGAAGATCACCAACGAGCTAAAACTGTGA
- the mark2a gene encoding serine/threonine-protein kinase MARK2 isoform X5: MSTRTPLLPLIDSTGQSHSDSKPGGRCNMPHSTADEQPHIGCYRLLKTIGKGNFAKVKLAKHVLTGKEVAVKIIDRTQLTSSSLQKLFREVRIMKLLNHPNIVKLFEVIETDKTLYLVMEYASGGEVFDYLVAHGRMKEKEARAKFRQIVSAVQYCHQKCIVHRDLKAENLLLDADMNIKIADFGFSNEFTLGNKLDTFCGSPPYAAPELFQGKKYDGPEVDVWSLGVILYTLVSGSLPFDGQNLKELRERVLRGKYRIPFYMSTDCENLLKKFLILNPTKRGSLEQQIMKDRWMNVGHEDEELKPYIEPQPDYKDPKRTEIMLRMGYSLDEIEDSLINQKYNDVMATYLLLDYRNSELDELSIKPRLGTDLTNNTQSPSHKGQRNTSNQKSRRSTDQSSSVSTKRPQGDSKHITGSGSSSKVPPSPLISADQKKTPTPSTNSILSSGTSRSRNSPITERATLGIQNGKDSLNTPGSRASTASAAAVLAASSRTRHHKSFSTSAHPSPSDLHAHRPSTANQKSQVVSPSAQNINISSMADRTNFSRGVTSRSTFHAGQQRATRDQQASAYNDPSASPSFSHGNSQVRRPGAGIFSKFTSKFVRRNLSFRFPRRSPYEGEGRDEASRPMLSTADKMEKGTQGLPGDENKDSFSSTSPASSTPPFTQASKDAKPRSLRFTWSMKTTSSMEPKEIMKEIQKVLDSNSCEYELREQFMLLCISGDHAHDNFVQWEMEVCKLPRLSLNGVRFKRITGTHFAFKNIASKITNELKL; this comes from the exons GTGGCGGTAAAAATTATAGACAGGACTCAGCTCACCTCCTCAAGTCTTCAAAAG CTGTTTCGAGAAGTGAGGATCATGAAGCTCTTGAATCACCCAAATATCG TGAAGTTATTTGAAGTGATTGAGACCGATAAGACCCTCTACTTGGTGATGGAGTATGCCAGCGGAG GTGAGGTGTTTGATTACCTCGTAGCCCACGGCagaatgaaagagaaagaggCTCGAGCCAAATTCAGACAA atcgTGTCAGCTGTGCAGTACTGTCACCAGAAGTGCATTGTCCACAGAGACCTCAAG GCAGAGAACCTGCTCCTGGATGCAGACATGAACATTAAAATTGCCGATTTCGGCTTCAGTAACGAGTTCACACTGGGCAACAAGCTGGATACTTTTTGTGGCAGCCCTCCTTATGCTGCCCCCGAGCTCTTTCAGGGGAAGAAGTACGACGGGCCGGAGGTGGATGTCTGGAGTCTTGGGGTCATATTATACACACTGGTCAGCGGTTCTTTGCCGTTCGATGGACAGAACTTAAAG GAGTTGCGAGAACGGGTTTTAAGGGGCAAGTACAGGATTCCCTTCTACATGTCGACAGACTGTGAGAACTTACTGAAGAAATTCCTCATACTCAACCCAACCAAGAGAGGGAGCCTTGAG CAGCAGATCATGAAGGACCGGTGGATGAACGTGGGCCATGAGGACGAAGAGTTGAAGCCCTACATCGAACCACAACCTGACTACAAGGACCCTAAGAGGACAG AAATTATGCTACGGATGGGGTACTCTCTAGATGAGATAGAAGACTCCCTGATCAACCAAAAATACAATGATGTCATGGCAACTTACTTATTACTGGACTATAGGAACTCAGAG CTGGATGAACTATCAATAAAGCCCCGCCTAGGCACTGACCTCACAAACAACACCCAATCACCTTCTCACAAGGGACAACGCAATACCTCCAATCAGAAGTCCCGCAGATCCACAGACCAAA GCTCCTCCGTTTCCACCAAGCGTCCTCAGGGCGACAGTAAGCACATCACTGGTTCAGGCAGCTCCAGTAAAGTCCCTCCCAGCCCGCTGATCTCCGCAGACCAGAAGAAAACTCCTACCCCTTCCACT AACAGCATCCTGTCCTCAGGCACCAGCCGCAGCAGGAACTCTCCAATCACTGAGAGAGCCACTCTGGGAATACAGAATGGCAAGGACAG CTTGAACACTCCAGGGTCCCGCGCCTCCACCGCCTCAGCAGCCGCGGTCCTCGCCGCCTCATCCCGCACCCGCCACCACAAGTCATTCTCCACCTCCGCCCACCCTAGTCCCTCAGACCTCCATGCACATCGCCCCAG CACGGCCAACCAGAAATCACAAGTGGTATCCCCCTCAGCTCAGAACATAAACATTTCCTCAATGGCTGACCGTACAAACTTCTCCAGAGGGGTGACGAGCAGAAGCACTTTCCACGCCGGCCAGCAGAGAGCCACACGCGACCAGCAAGCCTCAGCGTACAATGACCCCTCTGCCTCCCCCTCATTTTCCCATGGCAACAGTCAGGTGCGCCGTCCCGGGGCGGGCATCTTCAGCAAGTTCACTTCCAAATTTGTACGCAG aaatcTCTCATTCAGATTTCCCAGAAG GAGTCCGTATGAGGGAGAGGGTCGAGATGAGGCCAGCAG ACCCATGTTGAGCACAGCGGACAAGATGGAGAAGGGCACCCAAGGACTGCCTGGCGACGAAAACAAGGACTCCTTTTCTTCCACTTCTCCAGCTTCCAGCACACCCCCGTTCACCCAGGCCTCCAAGGACGCCAAGCCACGCTCCCTGCGCTTCACCTGGAGCATGAAGACCACCTCCTCCATGGAGCCCAAAGAAATCATGAAGGAGATCCAGAAAGTTCTGGACTCCAACAGCTGCGAGTACGAGCTGCGCGAGCAATTCATGCTCCTCTGCATTTCGGGCGACCACGCGCATGACAACTTTGTCCAGTGGGAGATGGAGGTGTGCAAGCTACCTCGCCTCTCGCTCAACGGGGTGCGCTTCAAGCGGATCACCGGAACCCACTTCGCCTTCAAGAACATCGCCTCGAAGATCACCAACGAGCTAAAACTGTGA
- the mark2a gene encoding serine/threonine-protein kinase MARK2 isoform X2, which produces MSTRTPLLPLIDSTGQSHSDSKPGGRCNMPHSTADEQPHIGCYRLLKTIGKGNFAKVKLAKHVLTGKEVAVKIIDRTQLTSSSLQKLFREVRIMKLLNHPNIVKLFEVIETDKTLYLVMEYASGGEVFDYLVAHGRMKEKEARAKFRQIVSAVQYCHQKCIVHRDLKAENLLLDADMNIKIADFGFSNEFTLGNKLDTFCGSPPYAAPELFQGKKYDGPEVDVWSLGVILYTLVSGSLPFDGQNLKELRERVLRGKYRIPFYMSTDCENLLKKFLILNPTKRGSLEQIMKDRWMNVGHEDEELKPYIEPQPDYKDPKRTGQHPSSAGGSKREIMLRMGYSLDEIEDSLINQKYNDVMATYLLLDYRNSELDELSIKPRLGTDLTNNTQSPSHKGQRNTSNQKSRRSTDQSSSVSTKRPQGDSKHITGSGSSSKVPPSPLISADQKKTPTPSTNSILSSGTSRSRNSPITERATLGIQNGKDSLNTPGSRASTASAAAVLAASSRTRHHKSFSTSAHPSPSDLHAHRPSTANQKSQVVSPSAQNINISSMADRTNFSRGVTSRSTFHAGQQRATRDQQASAYNDPSASPSFSHGNSQVRRPGAGIFSKFTSKFVRRNLSFRFPRRSPYEGEGRDEASRPMLSTADKMEKGTQGLPGDENKDSFSSTSPASSTPPFTQASKDAKPRSLRFTWSMKTTSSMEPKEIMKEIQKVLDSNSCEYELREQFMLLCISGDHAHDNFVQWEMEVCKLPRLSLNGVRFKRITGTHFAFKNIASKITNELKL; this is translated from the exons GTGGCGGTAAAAATTATAGACAGGACTCAGCTCACCTCCTCAAGTCTTCAAAAG CTGTTTCGAGAAGTGAGGATCATGAAGCTCTTGAATCACCCAAATATCG TGAAGTTATTTGAAGTGATTGAGACCGATAAGACCCTCTACTTGGTGATGGAGTATGCCAGCGGAG GTGAGGTGTTTGATTACCTCGTAGCCCACGGCagaatgaaagagaaagaggCTCGAGCCAAATTCAGACAA atcgTGTCAGCTGTGCAGTACTGTCACCAGAAGTGCATTGTCCACAGAGACCTCAAG GCAGAGAACCTGCTCCTGGATGCAGACATGAACATTAAAATTGCCGATTTCGGCTTCAGTAACGAGTTCACACTGGGCAACAAGCTGGATACTTTTTGTGGCAGCCCTCCTTATGCTGCCCCCGAGCTCTTTCAGGGGAAGAAGTACGACGGGCCGGAGGTGGATGTCTGGAGTCTTGGGGTCATATTATACACACTGGTCAGCGGTTCTTTGCCGTTCGATGGACAGAACTTAAAG GAGTTGCGAGAACGGGTTTTAAGGGGCAAGTACAGGATTCCCTTCTACATGTCGACAGACTGTGAGAACTTACTGAAGAAATTCCTCATACTCAACCCAACCAAGAGAGGGAGCCTTGAG CAGATCATGAAGGACCGGTGGATGAACGTGGGCCATGAGGACGAAGAGTTGAAGCCCTACATCGAACCACAACCTGACTACAAGGACCCTAAGAGGACAGGTCAGCACCCCAGCAGTGCAGGGGGTTCGAAGAGAG AAATTATGCTACGGATGGGGTACTCTCTAGATGAGATAGAAGACTCCCTGATCAACCAAAAATACAATGATGTCATGGCAACTTACTTATTACTGGACTATAGGAACTCAGAG CTGGATGAACTATCAATAAAGCCCCGCCTAGGCACTGACCTCACAAACAACACCCAATCACCTTCTCACAAGGGACAACGCAATACCTCCAATCAGAAGTCCCGCAGATCCACAGACCAAA GCTCCTCCGTTTCCACCAAGCGTCCTCAGGGCGACAGTAAGCACATCACTGGTTCAGGCAGCTCCAGTAAAGTCCCTCCCAGCCCGCTGATCTCCGCAGACCAGAAGAAAACTCCTACCCCTTCCACT AACAGCATCCTGTCCTCAGGCACCAGCCGCAGCAGGAACTCTCCAATCACTGAGAGAGCCACTCTGGGAATACAGAATGGCAAGGACAG CTTGAACACTCCAGGGTCCCGCGCCTCCACCGCCTCAGCAGCCGCGGTCCTCGCCGCCTCATCCCGCACCCGCCACCACAAGTCATTCTCCACCTCCGCCCACCCTAGTCCCTCAGACCTCCATGCACATCGCCCCAG CACGGCCAACCAGAAATCACAAGTGGTATCCCCCTCAGCTCAGAACATAAACATTTCCTCAATGGCTGACCGTACAAACTTCTCCAGAGGGGTGACGAGCAGAAGCACTTTCCACGCCGGCCAGCAGAGAGCCACACGCGACCAGCAAGCCTCAGCGTACAATGACCCCTCTGCCTCCCCCTCATTTTCCCATGGCAACAGTCAGGTGCGCCGTCCCGGGGCGGGCATCTTCAGCAAGTTCACTTCCAAATTTGTACGCAG aaatcTCTCATTCAGATTTCCCAGAAG GAGTCCGTATGAGGGAGAGGGTCGAGATGAGGCCAGCAG ACCCATGTTGAGCACAGCGGACAAGATGGAGAAGGGCACCCAAGGACTGCCTGGCGACGAAAACAAGGACTCCTTTTCTTCCACTTCTCCAGCTTCCAGCACACCCCCGTTCACCCAGGCCTCCAAGGACGCCAAGCCACGCTCCCTGCGCTTCACCTGGAGCATGAAGACCACCTCCTCCATGGAGCCCAAAGAAATCATGAAGGAGATCCAGAAAGTTCTGGACTCCAACAGCTGCGAGTACGAGCTGCGCGAGCAATTCATGCTCCTCTGCATTTCGGGCGACCACGCGCATGACAACTTTGTCCAGTGGGAGATGGAGGTGTGCAAGCTACCTCGCCTCTCGCTCAACGGGGTGCGCTTCAAGCGGATCACCGGAACCCACTTCGCCTTCAAGAACATCGCCTCGAAGATCACCAACGAGCTAAAACTGTGA